The Ensifer canadensis genomic sequence AGCGGGTGATCTTGATGCCGCGTCCCTCGCGTTCGAATACCGCAACCCCCAGAACCTCTTCCAGCTCGCGGATCGTCTTGGTGACGGCCGGTTGGCTAACATGCAGAAGTTCGGCCGCCTTCATGACGCTCTTCTGCCTTGCGACCTCGACAAAAGTCTGCAGATGACGAAACTTGACCCGGGCGTCGACCATGGAATTCATAACTCTTGAGTTAATGGAATGCCGTGAAATATCATTTTACCTAACCAGATTAAACAGACAATTTGGTTGCAGAGGAGAAGCGCCGTGCAGTTTGCTCGCATTAACGACATCACAATCCACTATCAGGTCATCGGCGCCACGGCCGAGCGGCCGGTGCTGGTCTTTGCCAATTCGTTGGGCACCGACTTTCGCATCTGGCGTGATGTCATCGTCCGCCTTGCCGGCGACTATGCGATCGTTCTCTACGACAAGCGCGGCCACGGTCTCTCCGATATCGGTCCGCTCCCTTACGCGATCGAAGACCACGCCAATGACCTTGCCGGCCTGCTCGACATGCTCTCGGTCAGCCAAGCGATCGTGTGCGGCCTCTCGGTCGGCGGATTGATCGCCCAGTCGCTCTATCAGCGGCGGCCGGATCTCGTGCGGGCCCTCGTTCTCTGCGATACCGCGCACAAGATCGGCACGCCGGAACTGTGGGCGCAGCGCATCGCGGCCATCGAAGCCCATGGCATTGAGGCGATCGCCGACGGCATCCTTGAACGCTGGTTTACGCCTGAGTTCCGACGCCCTGAAAATGCAGCGTTGATAGGCTACCGCAACATGCTGATCCGCCAGTCGGTAACGGGCTATGCCGCCACCTGCGGTGCGATCCGCGATGCCGATTATACCGAAGCGGCCGGGCGCATCGCCGTGCCCGTCCTTTGCGTCGTCGGCGACCAGGACGGATCGACGCCGCCGGATGTGGTGCTTAGCACGGCTCGCCTTATTGCCGGCGCCCGCTACGAGGTTATCCGCGATGCCGGGCATATCCCTTGCGTTGAAAAGCCGGAGGCATTGACTGCGGTATTGCGCGCCTTTTTCGAGATTGTAACGCATGGAGACAACAGCCATGAGTGATGCCTTCGCGCCCTCCGACCGCTATCGCCAGGGCATGGCGACGCGGCGGGCCGTCCTTGGCGACAACCACGTGGACCGTGCGCAATCGGCCTCGACCGATTTCGACCGGCCGTTCCAGGAACTGATCACCGAGGCGGCCTGGGGACACGTCTGGTCGCGACCGACCTGGACGAAACGCGAGCGCTCGATCGTGACCATCGCGCTTCTGGCAGCACTTGGCCAGGACGAAGAGGTTGCCATGCATGTGCGTGCGACCGCCAATACCGGCGCCAGCCGTGACGATGTCTGCGAGGCGCTGTTGCATGTGGCGATCTATGCCGGCGTTCCGGCGGCGAACCACGCAATCAAGATCGTCAAACAGGTCTTTGCGGAAATGGACGCCGGCAAGGCGGCCTGACGGGAGCAACGAGATGTCCGATAGAGCCAACCGGAAGCCGGAGACCGGCGCCTTTTTTCCCCGCGACAGGAACTGGCATGCGCCGGCGCTGACGCCAGGCTACAAGACCTCCGTGCTGCGCTCGCCGCAGAAGGCGCTTTTGTCTCTCGA encodes the following:
- the pcaC gene encoding 4-carboxymuconolactone decarboxylase, which encodes MSDAFAPSDRYRQGMATRRAVLGDNHVDRAQSASTDFDRPFQELITEAAWGHVWSRPTWTKRERSIVTIALLAALGQDEEVAMHVRATANTGASRDDVCEALLHVAIYAGVPAANHAIKIVKQVFAEMDAGKAA
- the pcaD gene encoding 3-oxoadipate enol-lactonase — its product is MQFARINDITIHYQVIGATAERPVLVFANSLGTDFRIWRDVIVRLAGDYAIVLYDKRGHGLSDIGPLPYAIEDHANDLAGLLDMLSVSQAIVCGLSVGGLIAQSLYQRRPDLVRALVLCDTAHKIGTPELWAQRIAAIEAHGIEAIADGILERWFTPEFRRPENAALIGYRNMLIRQSVTGYAATCGAIRDADYTEAAGRIAVPVLCVVGDQDGSTPPDVVLSTARLIAGARYEVIRDAGHIPCVEKPEALTAVLRAFFEIVTHGDNSHE